The genomic segment CCAGTACGAATTGGTAAAGTTACTAGCTACAACTCATCCTAATCTCTTTTTGGTGGGTGATAGCAACCAGATGATTTACGGTTGGCGGGGTGCTGTTGTAGAGATCTTTGAACTTTTAAAAAATGATTTTCAAACAGTCAAAGAGTTTTATACCACCCAAAACTACCGCAGCAGCCAAGCGGTGTTAGCAGTAGCGAATGATGTACTAACCGCAATTGCTAGAAAAGAGAGGAAAGCGCTCGTGTTGTTGCACTCTAGCATTGATTCTAAAGCTGTACCGGTACACTATAAGGCCAATTCTTTGAAAAACCAAGACCAGTGGATTATTTACCAAATGAAACAGTTGCATTTAAACAATGGTGTACCTTATGATCAGATGGCGGTGTTATTTCGTAAGAATAAACACCTTGACGCTTTTAGTCAAACAGTGCTGGAAGATGGTGATTTACCTTTAGCTAAATTAAACCTTTTAACAATTCACGCTGCCAAGGGTTTGGAATTTGAGGCAGTATTTGTTTATGGCTTGGTTGAACGCGCTTTTCCTAGTTTGCACTGGGATGGAAGTGATAAGCACAAGTTACTAGAAGAAATGAAACTGTTTTACGTAGCGATTACTCGTGCTAAACAGTTTTTATTTTTAGTTTCTGTTAGTGTGGAAAGTTTCAATGCGTATTATGAGCCGTCACGCTTTTTAAAACTAATTGAAAAGGAACATTTGCAAACACAAAAGGCAGCGTACTTTAAAGAACAATTAAAGACACAGCCAAAACCAGTTAATTTGTATACAGAGACAGAAAACGCGGAAAACTTACAAAAAGCCACTGACTCTAAAAAGTGAATTATTTTAGGGGCGATTCTTTTGATAATTGTGATTATTACCGCTGTGTTAAAACTTTTTGTTGAAAATTAACATTTTATCCCTTTTTTATAACAGATTACACTAATTAAAAAAACAATCTTAAACCTAGTACTATGGCATTTAACATTAGCACTCAACTCAATAAGGAACAACGAGCCGCTGTTACCTGTGGTAAGGGTGTCAACATTGTCTATTCTGGTGCTGGTACTGGTAAGACCACCATTATTTCCCAACGCTTTGCTTATTTATTTAACCAAAAGCGAATTAATCCTAGCAACATTTTGGCGTTAACCTATACAAGGAAAGCGGCGAGTGAGATGAAGCAGCGGATTTTGGAGCTGTTACCGGAAAAGTATCATAAGGATGTCAACATTTACACCTTCCACAGCTTTTGTAGCCGTTTTTTACGTGAAGAAGGGCAAAAAAACTTTGTGATTGATGATGACTTAAGTAACTTTCTAAAAGACTTTCTCAAAGAGAGTGAACTAAAAAGTCAAAAGGTATTACAAATTATTGACGGTTTTAAAAACGCTTACTTTGATTTTGATACCAACAGCTTAAAGGATGATGAAAGATTGGTCGAGTTGTGTGAGTTTCATTTAGACCCCCAAGAGCGTAACTTTCAACTTTTCAAAGAAACCGCTATTGCTGCTTTTGTTGAATATGAAAAAGGTAAACAACAGAACAATAAAATTGACTTTGCTGATTTATTAATTAAAACTTGCACTTTACTGAGCAAAGATCACAAATTATTGCGCAAGTGATCGAAAAAATTTCAGTACATTTTAGGTGATGAGTTTCAAGATACCAACCAAATTCAGTATGAACTAATTAAGATGTTGGCCAGCCATCACCAAAACCTTTTTTTAGTGGGTGACAATAACCAGATGATTTACCGCTGAAGGGGCGCGGTTAGTGACATTATTGATTCTTTAAAAAGTGATTTTAAGGTAAGACCCGAAAACGAGTTTTACATTACCCAAAACTACCGTTGTGATCAGAACATCTTAACGGTGGCAAACTCGATTCTAGGCACCATTTATGCCAAAGAAAACCAACCTGATTCAACTAAAGGCTTTCTTTTTTCTGCCATTAAATCAAACCGGCTTCCAGTTTATTTCCAAGCCTCTTCAGTTGAAGGCCAACATTCTTGAATTATCAATAAGATTAAGAATTTACATAAAAACCATGGCATTCAATACAAAGACATGGCTATTTTGTTTCGCACCAACAGAAACATGGATTCGATGACTGAAGCGCTTGAAGCTGATGGCAGTATTCCCCTTAAGCAAAATAAGGGTTTTTTTAAACAGTTAGAGACTTTTAAAAAGGTATTAGTGGCACTCATAACTAGGTCAAACTATGACATTAAACTAGCTTTAAAAAGTTTGCGGGTTTGACCTAATGTTTTAAATAAAAGTCTCACTGTAAACGAGCAAGTGAATTTAGATAAAATCTTGCAAAACTTAGAGCAAGCCATTTTTTTAGATGAGCATACTCGGGGTGAGTTGACGGAAGCTGCTAAAGTTTTTACGCGTTTAATTAAGTTTGTTGAAGAACAACAGTTTGAAGCTTTATTAGCCTTTACTTTTGAGGCATTAAATACTGATCAGTTTGTCTGCAACTTTATTTTTAGAACATTGCAAAAACTGCAAACTGAAAATAAAAACTTCACCATTACCGATTTTATTAACGAGTTAAGGTTCCAACAAGATGAGTTAAAGCAGTCCAAAGATAATGTGATTAATTTAATTACAGTGCACTCTGCTAAGGGCTTGGAATTTGAAGCTGTCTTTATTTATGGGATCAATCAAGACAACTTTCCGCTCAAATCGAAGAATCAAATAATAGATCTACAAAGAGAATTGGATGAACTACGCCTTTTTTATGTGGCCTTGACAAGGGCAAAGAAATACTTGTTTTTACTTTCAGTTTATCAAATGAGTGGTGAAATTATTTACCCCTCTAAATTCATTCGTTTTATCAATAAAGAGGATAGACTAGAAATTGCCACCATTAACCATAAAGTTCACCAGGATGATGAATTCTTCGATTCTTCTAAAACAGAAGACTATCAAAAAAAGTATTTAACAGAAAATACGGATTTTGTTAATGGTGACTCTGTTAGCCACCGTACTTATGGTAAGGGCGTTGTTGTTGAAGTTAGAGAAGATGCAGTCTGTGTCGCTTTTAAAAACAGTAAGTACGGACAGAGGTGAATTGTTAAAAATCACCGTGATTTGGTGAAGGCTGTGTATTAGTTATGATCTGCTATTAAAAAAGAAATTGTAATAATAAAAATGAACAAGTTTTTACCAATTTAATAACTAAAATTAAAATCCTTATTAATTGTTAGTAATAACAACTTTCAACATAACTAAATAACTAAACTCACTATATCATGGAAAAGAAACGTACTGAACAACGTAATGGCGTTGAAAAGAAGATTTGAGAAATAGCTGATAAATTAAGGGGAACCATTGATGGATGGGACTTTAAAAGCTATGTTTTAATTGGTCTTTTTTACCGTTTTCTTTCCGAAAACCTATGCAAATATTTTAACGATTCTGAAAGAAGGAATAATCCTGATTTTAGTTACGAAAATTTAACAGATGATTATGAAGCAATTGATGCATTAAAAGATGCTGCCATTGCAAGTAAAGGCTTTTTTATTAAGCCATCTCAGCTTTTTCAAAATGTTGTTAAAAGTATTCGTGAAAATAAAAATAACGAAGATCTAAATACAACTTTGCGCGATATCTTCGATGATATTGAAAAGTCTACTGAACTAGGTGATGGAAGAAGTAAAGAATCCTTTAAAGGTCTTTTCAAAGACTTTAATGTTTCTGAGGTTAAGTTAGGTTCTACTTTAACGATCCGAACAGAGAAATTAAAAGAACTTTTAACAAGCATTGACACAATGGAGCTCGATGAATTTGAGAAAAATTCTATCGATGCATTTGGTGATGCATATGAGTTTTTAATTTCCATGTATGCACAAAATGCTGGAAAAAGTGGGGGTGAGTTTTTTACACCCCAAGATGTATCTGAACTTCTCGCTAGAATTGCGATTGGCAAAAAGGACACCGTTGATGATGTTTATGACATGGCTTGTGGCAGTGGTTCTTTACTTTTACAAGTAATTAAAGTTTTAGGTAAAGAAAAAACTTCACTGGTTAGCTATTACGGTCAGGAAATAAACCACACAACTTACAACCTTTGTCGGATGAATATGATTCTCCACAATATTGATTACGCTAATTTCAATATTATTAACGCTGATACTTTAACAACGAAGGAGTGGGAGAAGCATTACGTAAATTGCTCAAATGAAAATGGGTTTGAAGTTGTGGTTTCCAATCCACCATATTCCATTAGTTGAGCTGGTGATAAAAAATCCAATTTAGTAAGTGACGTTCGTTTTAAAGATGCAGGGACATTGGCACCTAATTCAAAAGCTGATTTAGCTTTTGTTTTACATGCTCTATATGTATTAGGTCAAGAAGGTACAGCAGCAATTGTTTGTTTCCCTGGAATCTTGTACCGTGAAGGTAAAGAGCAAACCATTAGAAAATACCTAGTTGATCAAAACTTTGTTGATGCAGTGATCCAATTACCAAGTAATCTTTTTAGCACAACATCAATCGCTACTTCAATTCTTGTTCTCAAGAAAAATCGTGATAAAAAAGATCCCATTTTCTTCATTGATGGTTCTAACGAATTTGTTAGAGAAAAGAAGAATAACCGCTTAAGTCCAAAAAATATTGAAAAGATTGTTGATTGCTTTAATAGCAAAAAAGAAGAAGCTAATTTTGCAAAGGCGGTTGAAAGGGACAAAATTAGGGAATCTAACTACGACCTTACAGTAGGTAAATACGTAAACTCAGAGGCTGAAAAGGAAGAATTAGATATTAAGGTTTTGAATCACTCTATTGATGAAATAGTAGATAAACAAAAAGATCTAAGAACTAAAATTAAGGATATTATTCAGGATATCAAAGTAGATTTTGACAACATTGATATTAATAACTAGTTGATAATAAAGCAATTCTTTGTTAATTTACAAGAATTTAAAAACTAATAAATTAATTTCATTATTGTTGTGCAAATTAAAACTTACAAAATCAAGGATATTTGCGAGATCTCAAGAGGCAAAGCAATTACTAAAAAATACATTAAGGATAATCCTGGTCAATATCCGGTTTATTCATCTACTACTGCTAATAACGGTGAAATTGGCAGAATAAAGGATTACGATCTTGATGGCGAATACGTTACCTGAACTACAGATGGTATATATGCAGGTACTGTTTTTTATCGTAACGAAAAGTTTAATGCTTCTCAGCACTGCGGTGTTTTAAAACTTAAAAATAACGAAATAAGTGCTAAGTTTTTAACTTATGCATTAGGAATGGAGGCTCCTAAATTTGTTAATAATGCTTGTCCTATTCCTAACCTCAATTTATCAAGAACTGAGGAAATTGAATTAGATTTCCCACCCTTGCAAATTCAGCAGAAAATTGCTACTATCTTAGATACTTTTACCGAGCTAAGCGCCGAGCTAAGAGAGCGAAAGAAGCAGTATGCCTTCTATCGCGATTATCTGCTCAACCAAGAAAATATCCGAAAAATTTACGGAGCAAATATACCTTTCGAAACTTTTCAAGTAAAGGATATTTGTGAAATTAGAAGAGGTCGAGCGATAACTAAAGCGTATATTAGGAATAATCCTGGAGAAAATCCAGTTTATTCCGCAGCTACCACAAATGATGGTGAGTTAGGACGTATTAAAGATTGCGATTTTGATGGTGAATACATCACTTGAACTACAAATGGTTATGCTGGAGTAGTTTTTTATCGTAATGGCAAGTTTAATGCATCACAAGATTGCGGTGTTTTAAAGGTTAAAAATAAAAAAATCTGCACCAAATTCCTATCCTTTTTATTAAAGATAGAAGCACCAAAATTCGTTCATAATCTAGCTTCAAGACCAAAACTAAGCCAAAAAGTAATGGCTGAAATTGAACTCTCTTTTCCACCTCTAGAAATTCAAGAAAAGATTGCTGATATTCTCTTTG from the Mycoplasmoides pneumoniae FH genome contains:
- a CDS encoding ATP-dependent helicase: MAFNISTQLNKEQRAAVTCGKGVNIVYSGAGTGKTTIISQRFAYLFNQKRINPSNILALTYTRKAASEMKQRILELLPEKYHKDVNIYTFHSFCSRFLREEGQKNFVIDDDLSNFLKDFLKESELKSQKVLQIIDGFKNAYFDFDTNSLKDDERLVELCEFHLDPQERNFQLFKETAIAAFVEYEKGKQQNNKIDFADLLIKTCTLLSKDHKLLRKWSKKFQYILGDEFQDTNQIQYELIKMLASHHQNLFLVGDNNQMIYRWRGAVSDIIDSLKSDFKVRPENEFYITQNYRCDQNILTVANSILGTIYAKENQPDSTKGFLFSAIKSNRLPVYFQASSVEGQHSWIINKIKNLHKNHGIQYKDMAILFRTNRNMDSMTEALEADGSIPLKQNKGFFKQLETFKKVLVALITRSNYDIKLALKSLRVWPNVLNKSLTVNEQVNLDKILQNLEQAIFLDEHTRGELTEAAKVFTRLIKFVEEQQFEALLAFTFEALNTDQFVCNFIFRTLQKLQTENKNFTITDFINELRFQQDELKQSKDNVINLITVHSAKGLEFEAVFIYGINQDNFPLKSKNQIIDLQRELDELRLFYVALTRAKKYLFLLSVYQMSGEIIYPSKFIRFINKEDRLEIATINHKVHQDDEFFDSSKTEDYQKKYLTENTDFVNGDSVSHRTYGKGVVVEVREDAVCVAFKNSKYGQRWIVKNHRDLVKAVY
- a CDS encoding type I restriction-modification system subunit M codes for the protein MEKKRTEQRNGVEKKIWEIADKLRGTIDGWDFKSYVLIGLFYRFLSENLCKYFNDSERRNNPDFSYENLTDDYEAIDALKDAAIASKGFFIKPSQLFQNVVKSIRENKNNEDLNTTLRDIFDDIEKSTELGDGRSKESFKGLFKDFNVSEVKLGSTLTIRTEKLKELLTSIDTMELDEFEKNSIDAFGDAYEFLISMYAQNAGKSGGEFFTPQDVSELLARIAIGKKDTVDDVYDMACGSGSLLLQVIKVLGKEKTSLVSYYGQEINHTTYNLCRMNMILHNIDYANFNIINADTLTTKEWEKHYVNCSNENGFEVVVSNPPYSISWAGDKKSNLVSDVRFKDAGTLAPNSKADLAFVLHALYVLGQEGTAAIVCFPGILYREGKEQTIRKYLVDQNFVDAVIQLPSNLFSTTSIATSILVLKKNRDKKDPIFFIDGSNEFVREKKNNRLSPKNIEKIVDCFNSKKEEANFAKAVERDKIRESNYDLTVGKYVNSEAEKEELDIKVLNHSIDEIVDKQKDLRTKIKDIIQDIKVDFDNIDINN
- a CDS encoding ATP-dependent helicase — encoded protein: MEHLNQEQKAAVTCDNGVNVVYSGAGTGKTTVIAERFAYLVNEKGVNPQSILAFTFTDKAASEMRQRIIKLIPQKSLQDLHIYTFHSFANRFLQKHGKSDFAILRDSNRFFSDYEMGDQLQTVVEIYKNKVVDLELDNLEYNSAFRDACTDTFNEDFSTISNGQFRKRAATALRAYQNYLITNNLFDFSDLIIETCHLLKGNSELLQAFTESVHYILVDEFQDTNLAQYELVKLLATTHPNLFLVGDSNQMIYGWRGAVVEIFELLKNDFQTVKEFYTTQNYRSSQAVLAVANDVLTAIARKERKALVLLHSSIDSKAVPVHYKANSLKNQDQWIIYQMKQLHLNNGVPYDQMAVLFRKNKHLDAFSQTVLEDGDLPLAKLNLLTIHAAKGLEFEAVFVYGLVERAFPSLHWDGSDKHKLLEEMKLFYVAITRAKQFLFLVSVSVESFNAYYEPSRFLKLIEKEHLQTQKAAYFKEQLKTQPKPVNLYTETENAENLQKATDSKKWIILGAILLIIVIITAVLKLFVEN
- a CDS encoding restriction endonuclease subunit S translates to MQIKTYKIKDICEISRGKAITKKYIKDNPGQYPVYSSTTANNGEIGRIKDYDLDGEYVTWTTDGIYAGTVFYRNEKFNASQHCGVLKLKNNEISAKFLTYALGMEAPKFVNNACPIPNLNLSRTEEIELDFPPLQIQQKIATILDTFTELSAELRERKKQYAFYRDYLLNQENIRKIYGANIPFETFQVKDICEIRRGRAITKAYIRNNPGENPVYSAATTNDGELGRIKDCDFDGEYITWTTNGYAGVVFYRNGKFNASQDCGVLKVKNKKICTKFLSFLLKIEAPKFVHNLASRPKLSQKVMAEIELSFPPLEIQEKIADILFAFEKLCNDLVEGIPAEIELRKKQLDYYQNFLFNWVQEQKKNSLSTNLN